GTTTCCATCTGTTAACATGACGAGTGTgtgcaggaagagaggagatgTGCTTCCTCTGAATGGATTTTGTTTAAGCCTTCAAATCCTGCATTCATCTGGCGGACAAAAGCTATTTTccctttgtctgtgtgtgtgtctgtgtgtgtgtctgtgactgtgtgtgtgtgtgtgtctttatgtccATGTACATTgctgtgtttcatgtgttgtGGCTTGAAAATGGGAATGCTTGTTTGTATGTctcatgtgtctgtgttgtgaGATAAATATGTAATGCCCTtgtttccgtgtgtgtgtgtgtgtgactaccTATAGCTACATTAATGTCAGTGTGTAGTGCATTGCATAATGTATATATGCGCTCTTAcctaatctgtgtgtgtgtgtgtgtgtgtgtgtgtgtgtgttgcagctcaGGCCTCCCACGGTGATAGGCCAGTTCCACACCTTGTTCTTCGGCTCGGTGCGGATGTTCTTCCTGGGCGTCCTGGGCTTTGCTGTGTACGGGAACGAGGCGCTGCACTTCAGCTGCGACCCGGACCGCCGGGAGCTCAACCTGTTCTGCTACAACCAGTTCAGACCCATCACGCCCCAGGTAGAACCACTGGGAACCACACAGAGATGTCCAACCCAGTGGACATTAAGCCACGTCCACTACTGTATCCGTCATGGGCGTATAAAGAGAACCATGCTAACAACGCTGGAGTCATATCACTTCCAATGAAAAACGAGCTACAGGGCTACTTAATGTTTGTCTCTCTTAAATCCATCCTTAACTAATACTAAAACGTCCAATAAAATGTACCCAGCTGTGATCATCttccaaatacaaaaacacttcaatctCCACTGGGTTTGAGAACCATCAACGCTGCCTTTTCTGGCATCATATGGCATATAgaactaagctaagctacctGTTGTTTCTGCAGACGTTAAGTTACTGAAATATTAATTTACCAAAGACACAAACACCATCTCTTATTCAAAGGATGAGCGATTGAAAACCAATGTGTTTAAAGATGAAAACTGAAAGTATAAATATTCATTTCCCCTCACTTATTGATGCTCCGTCTCTTTCCTTCCGGTTATCCCTCCAAATCCATCTCCTTTAACCCCCCTATCAGCCCATATATCCATCCGATCTTTCTGGATTCCTCTGCAGATGATTGAACATACCAGCGAACTCTTTCAGAAGCGGATGAAAGCACTAACATTGGCACAAAAACCTCTTTTGAGAAAGTCCAATCAAAAATCCAAGATGGCTTTACCATGgcttaaaaatgtcattttgccCCAAAATCTCTTTCACCTGCCCTGTATGAATGATCTTGATGTCAAatcataacattttgaaaacgtAGAAACCAAATTCAGGCGTCAGTCATTACTCAGAAGCTTCTTTGTACCGTTTCCAAGCCATAAACTCTAAATAATACGCCTGCCAATGGAAAACTGGGTGGCCTATAAGCCCCATATTctaacatgttgtgtttaaaatgacacaaagaAGATCTGAAGAAGTTTCTAAATAGTGCATTTGACTTCCCCATAGTAAATACCAAATTATCCAGTACCAAAATGATCTAAATGGATCCAGTGGTTGAAGTTCTGTGGTAGAATAGCGTTTCTCGGATGGAAATGGGGGGAAATGttgggctttttaaaaataaatgtccccAGAGGAATGAACATGGAGATGATGGTGCTTGTTTCCACTGCAGTCCTAGTTTCCCATTGTGTCCTCCATTCTCactcccctccccttcctcccgcCCTCTCCAGGTTTTCTGGGCCCTGCAGCTGGTGACCGTGCTGGTTCCTGGGGCCGTGTTCCACCTCTACGCTGCCTGTAAGAACATCGACCAGGAAGAGATCCTCGAACGGCCCATCTACACCGTCTTCTACATCATCTCCGTTCTCCTACGCATCATTCTGGAAGTCATCGCCTTCTGGCTGCAGAGCCACCTCTTTGGCTTCCAGGTCTGTAAATGTCTGAGGATGTAAAGACATAATGAAGTCAGAGGGGTTTTTGTGGACGGTACCTTAACATGGTTATTGGATGGTCTCCCATTCCACAAAAGCTCTCATACTACACAATAGAGCTGGTCCTTCCCTGTAtgtgctaggctaagctaataAGCACGTGTTAGGATCCAGTTGCAGGATGATTCAATAATAGGAATGAGAATATAACCCATGAACAGTGCCGTCTTTATCCACCAGAGAGGCTTTATGAAGGTCTGACCACGTCCcgcttctctctctgctcttcagGTCCACCCGCTGTACATGTGTGATGCCAGTTCTCTGGAAAAGACCTTTAACGTGACTAAGTGCATGGTGCCCGAACACTTTGAGAAAACCATCTTCCTCAGCGCCATGTACACCTTCACCGTGATCACCATCCTGCTCTGTGTCGCTGAGATCTTTGAGATACTCTGCCGGCGGCTCGGTTATCTCAACAACCAATGACGTGCTCGCTGTGGAGGTCGAATGCACGTGACACTCGTTCTGCCGGTTTGTAATGGCGCTCCGGGTTAGCTACTGCTGGACTTTTGTAAAACAGGAAGCTGACGTGAGAGCAAACAATCATCTGTGGTCCATCGTGAGTTTACACCAAGAAATCTGAGTATGTGCAACAAAACCGTCGCAGCTGGCGAGTCTGAAATGTTCTGAGTGATCTTTCCTAGTCATGTGTCAGGAACCAGTGGGTCTGCACTGGCTGTACGTGATGGCCTGGGAATCTGCAGACTCTGAAGCATTGGGGGATGGGATAGAAAGACTTTCTGGTTTACGTTTTTTTACACCGGCACGAACTTCAGGGGGAAACTAAACCCTGTGACTATAGTCAGACAAACAAGGAACGCATAGTTTGTCACAGGACTGGTGGCTCCAGATTCTTTCTTCGAGTTGTACCTTAGATCGGACACTTTTACACTCCTAGGAAGCACGTTTGTAATATACTTAAGTGCCTGGTTTGCACTAAATGCATCACGGTTCATTAAACTCCTCTTGTTCACTAACAGAAAGCTTAACATTGACCTTATCAGCTCCTCAGCACGACCTCTGCATGTCCCAAAATAACAGCCAGCGACGCTAATGGTTTAGCTTGTCACAGACTTCTGAAGGTGCACATTAACAGCCCAGCTACTCCTCCAGGTGCTGATCAAACATGACAGGCAGAGTATTGAGCTAGTAATGGATTATTACAAATGTCATTCTGAGGTAATGATGACCCAGTAGCCTGACCCACGGTCGATGGGACACTTCCCTGTGTGACATTTCCAATACGTatcatgtttctgcctccagCCTGCTCCGACCTTTACCTCCATCAACGACGGGGCCTTCTGCCTTTCCAAATATCTGTTCAAACAACCTTTATCCTGACTTGGGAAATGGAGAAATGCTGTCTAAATGCAGCCCAACAATCTAATGCTAAAGGCTAAGTACTTCCATCGGATGTAAAAGCATCTGGGAACGAGGCCAAGAGGATTCAGGCTACCCAAAGATATAATGATGATGGAATGGGTTgatatgttatttttaaaagaacgAAAGGAACAAGTTCCCGGCgtttgatttttacatttttaatgagaaTTGTCGTattaaacttttttatttggGTATACAAACGTGTTTGAATtcaaatatattgaatatttaatgGTACTCCATGCAGCAATGTATCTGATGAACATCTGCCAGGAAGAATACTGTTCTTGTGTTTAAGGATGTCCCGACGTCAAGGCGAGAGGTCCGAGATGGACAAACTCAGCAGGGaaatttaacattttgagaGTTTGAAGGCCATGTTGCTCTCATATTTAACGTCTTAgctattattttaaaaactagtTTAAGTAGATCTATTTGAAATGATTGTTGAGCTTTTGTCCATGTCTGAATCTTCCAGGGTGTCCCCCAGCCTGCAGTACCACTCATTACGCTTCCTGCTGACGCTGTGTTCTGAAAAAGAGTACCTCCtgtttataatgttgtttttttcttgatcAGACATCCATCCAACTTTTGTTATGAAGTCTTCAGCAATCTGTATATCATCTCAGGTACAACATTGCATTACCAGACAAAAGTGGATCAAACCGTCTTTTAAATCCCTTTAAACCTTTAAGATTGCCACGTGGATCCCAACCAACGGTACCAACGGACTGGTTGGTCTGGTTCGGTCCGATAGGCTTTAGGAGGGTTTGAATGAGGTTTGTGAATCCTGTGGTTTGGGTTCGTctgtgtgctggtgtgtgttaAACCTGCTTCATGCTTCCTGTGGTTACCATGGTGTAGACGTGGCAACGCGTAGACGTCGAGCAATGATTTGAGCAGCTACAGGGTCGCAAGTGCATAAAGGCTGGTTCAAACTTTGAGATGCTTCTAAAAGACGTTGAGGAAATCTTGgctgcagatacagaaacacaaatcagaacacatacagaaacatctgcagcagctcttcaactcatgcagaaacatctgcagcagctcttcaacacatgcagcctctagagaacattcagccgaggaaacatgagcagcgtttactaaaagctgcagaaaccaaacgctgcaagaagctccaacacaacggagaccaggggacagtaaagagagacacacacagctggagaccaggggacactaaagagagacgcacacagctggagaccaggggacactaaagagagacgcacacagctggagaccaggggacactaaagagagacgcacacagctggagaccaggggacactaaagagagacacacacagctggagaccaggggacactaaagagagacacacagctggagaccaggggacactaaagagagacgcacacagctggagaccaggggacactaaagagagacgcacacagctggagaccaggggacactaaagagagacgcacacagctggagaccaggggacactaaagagagacacacagctggagaccaggggacactaaagagagacgtgCTGGGTGAcattcaggatcataaagctgtctctgtctctgttgttgttctcctgaaatgttttctggtcgTATTTTGACGAtttgatcacatgactccttatgacgtcactgcagatctgctgtaagctagttCACTAAgttagctaaccttcagatatcctGACACACTCTTCCAGATCTGAGAGCGCGTGTCTCCTATTGGAAGGGCTTGGGCCGTTGAGAAGCATGAAGCAGACTTTATTGGAAGTTGGTTTTAAACGTTGACTCTTTTTACATTGACATGATATGGGGAGTCCTGCAGAGGTACTTTCAGCTCCAGCAGGACAACGTGAATTAGATCAGTCCTGGAAACTTCCTCAGTATCTCAACTCATTACAGGTGGAAGGTTGGAAATATAAACTCACTGGCTAACCATGAAGGCAAAGAGGCACACTTTAAAACCACTGCAAATATATTGACACCAAACTCTCTGTTTGTCTGAGTGCTACAGTTCAGGTTCTTCTCCACTGTTTTGTCTTGAGatgattgattaaaaatgtcctACAACAGTCTGTTTCATTTGTGATTGCCCTTATAGACTCAATAATGTGGAGATGAGAAAGGGGTTCAAGAAAGAATCTGGAATGCATCCAACGGCAGCTTAAATGCCTGGTTTGGATGTGTTGGGGTTTAATAGCTCCCCTGCTGTCAGTGTTTACCTGCAGTAGATTCAGTTTGTGAAGCAGAATGGAGAAACACTTCTGATGTTCAATAAATATCTGGTGTTTCAAACACAAgacaataaataagaaaaagtcaCACTGGGTTCTTCTTAGAAATTCGAATTGTTCCATTTCATAGACAGTCCATCGTTAAAATGATGGAAAACCAGCAGTCTAACAGTTTTGAGTAAATACCTTAAATGTTCCCTCATTCAAACAGCAGGAGAGACAGATTGATTCTTTGGGACAAAGTcattgtgtttgctgctgcacTTCAGTAAACTCTCATGAATCAAattacattcattcatttatttagggCTTTGTATTGAACAAGCTTCAGGGCAAAACAGGACACAAAGCCAGCGTATAGAGGAGAGAAAGGACTGGTCCAGGAGAAATTCACTGGAGACTCCAAACCTCTTTCGCTTCTCTGGGAATGAATGCTAGTTCTGTAGAGTTGTGCAGTgattagggtgaccagatttgaggtggcgaaaaagaggacacttgcgattgttggggggtggggggaagcgccagtcaatttttaatggtccc
The sequence above is drawn from the Eleginops maclovinus isolate JMC-PN-2008 ecotype Puerto Natales chromosome 15, JC_Emac_rtc_rv5, whole genome shotgun sequence genome and encodes:
- the gje1a gene encoding gap junction epsilon-1 protein, giving the protein MNNTPPGLRLLRPPTVIGQFHTLFFGSVRMFFLGVLGFAVYGNEALHFSCDPDRRELNLFCYNQFRPITPQVFWALQLVTVLVPGAVFHLYAACKNIDQEEILERPIYTVFYIISVLLRIILEVIAFWLQSHLFGFQVHPLYMCDASSLEKTFNVTKCMVPEHFEKTIFLSAMYTFTVITILLCVAEIFEILCRRLGYLNNQ